A stretch of the Streptomyces venezuelae genome encodes the following:
- a CDS encoding aldolase/citrate lyase family protein, which translates to MSTPAPAGVWIITPGHAPTRFPTAHASGADVALVDLEDSVPPAAKPDARHTARTFFTTLASNGTILGIRISSPTTRDGIDDLAALAD; encoded by the coding sequence ATGAGCACGCCCGCACCCGCCGGAGTATGGATCATCACCCCCGGCCACGCCCCCACCCGGTTCCCGACCGCGCACGCAAGCGGTGCGGACGTCGCCCTGGTCGACCTGGAAGACTCCGTCCCACCCGCGGCCAAGCCCGACGCCCGCCACACTGCCCGGACCTTCTTCACCACACTCGCCTCCAACGGCACCATCCTCGGCATTCGCATCAGCTCGCCCACCACCCGCGACGGCATTGACGACCTCGCCGCCCTCGCCGACTAA
- a CDS encoding transposase: MSSHFVALRVRLAGRRPKPAEDGTIPLSWLIAQWPEGEAEPVKYWISNLPADIPTKDLVRLAKSRWRIEHDYRELKTVLGLDHFEGRSFTGWHRHVTLVTAAHLFLTEQRSSPKAPARA, encoded by the coding sequence ATGAGCTCGCACTTCGTAGCCCTGCGGGTCCGCCTCGCCGGCCGCCGCCCGAAACCGGCGGAGGACGGCACGATCCCGCTGTCCTGGCTGATCGCCCAGTGGCCCGAGGGCGAGGCCGAACCGGTGAAGTACTGGATCTCGAACCTGCCCGCCGACATCCCCACCAAGGACCTCGTCCGGCTGGCCAAGTCGCGCTGGCGGATCGAGCACGACTACCGCGAACTGAAAACAGTCCTGGGCCTGGACCACTTCGAGGGACGTTCGTTCACCGGCTGGCACCGCCACGTCACCCTGGTCACCGCCGCCCACCTCTTCCTGACCGAACAACGGAGCAGCCCAAAAGCCCCTGCCAGGGCCTGA